In the Pan paniscus chromosome 8, NHGRI_mPanPan1-v2.0_pri, whole genome shotgun sequence genome, one interval contains:
- the MRLN gene encoding myoregulin codes for MTGKNWILISTTIPKSLEDEIVGRLLKILFVIFVDLISIIYVVITS; via the coding sequence ATGACTGGTAAAAACTGGATATTAATTTCTACTACTATTCCCAAAAGTCTAGAAGATGAAATTGTGGGAAGACTTCTAAAAATTTTGTTTGTTATCTTTGTTGACTTAATTTCTATTATATATGTTGTGATAACTTCTTAG